A section of the Geothermobacter ehrlichii genome encodes:
- the rplL gene encoding 50S ribosomal protein L7/L12: MAEVTKEQVIEFIENMSVLELAELVKELEDKFGVSAAAPVAVAAVPAAGGEAAAAEEKDEFDVVLTSAGDKKINVIKVVRAITGLGLKEAKEMVDGAPSTVKEAVSKDEAEDIKKQLEEAGASVELK; this comes from the coding sequence ATGGCTGAAGTCACCAAGGAACAGGTTATTGAATTCATTGAAAACATGAGCGTTCTCGAGCTGGCCGAGCTGGTCAAGGAGCTGGAGGACAAGTTCGGCGTTTCCGCCGCCGCTCCCGTCGCCGTCGCCGCTGTTCCGGCCGCTGGTGGCGAGGCTGCCGCCGCCGAGGAGAAGGACGAGTTCGACGTCGTTCTCACCAGTGCCGGTGACAAGAAGATCAACGTCATCAAGGTTGTCCGCGCCATTACCGGCCTGGGCCTGAAAGAGGCCAAGGAGATGGTCGACGGCGCTCCGAGCACCGTCAAGGAAGCTGTTTCCAAGGACGAGGCCGAGGACATCAAGAAGCAGCTGGAAGAAGCCGGCGCCTCCGTGGAGCTCAAGTAG